AGGTCGTACTGGGTCAGCACGAGGTGCGAAGCGTTAACCTGCGTAATGGCGAGGTTGTCGTCCGCAGCGTCGTACAGGGCGCGCTGGTCGGGTTGCAGCGTCACCAGGTTGACCCCTGCGGGCGTCTGAAGGCGTACGGAGCCGTGTTCGAGGACGACTTCGGCCTGCTGCGAACCTTCGTAGGCCTGCATGCAGAAGGAGGTGCCCAGCACGCGCACGCGCAATTTGTCGGTGGACACGACGAACGGGGCGGCTTCGTCCCGCGCCACCTCGAAGAAGGCCGCACCGGCCAGCTGCACGTTGCGCTGCGTCGGGCCGAAAGCTTCGGGCAGTGTCAGCCTCGTACGGGCGTTGAGCCACACGTGCGTCCCGTCGTCAAGCGTGACGGTCGTCACCGCATCGCCCGTGTTCTCGTAAACCCGGTATATTTTGGGTGCCGAAAAGAAAAGCCACGCCGTGCCGGCGCATACGGCGAGCAGGACGGCAGCAGCGGCCCCCAGCGTCCACCGCACCAGTTTGCGGCGCCTGGCGTATCGCTCCCCGGCGGCGATCTTCCCGATCCGGTGGTCGGTGCTGCGCATGAACGATGCGAAGCGCGCCAGGTCGGTGCTCTCCTCGAAGACGCGGCGTGCCCCCCACAGGCTCTTCAGTTCGAAGAAGTATTTGCGGTGCTCCTCCGACTCCTCCAGCCACGCGAGGAGGTACTTTTCCTCCTGTTCCGAAGTCTCCCCGGCAAAATATTTTTGTATGACTGAGTCCATTATAATCGTATCGTCCATTTGTTCTGTGTCCGTTTAGTATACAATCCACGGGAGAAATCTACCCAAGCGGATGGGAATTATTTTGCAAAAAAATGAAAAACAGCAGCAGAATCAGCTCCGATTTCGACAATTTTGCCCGCAGTTGCCTCAGGGCAAGGTAAATATGGTTTTCGACCGTGCTCTGCGCAATCCCCATCTGTTCGCTGATCTCGCGGTGGGAGAATCCTTGCAGGTAACTCAGCGAAAAGACCTCGCGGCATTTGACCGGGAGGGCTGCGATCGCCTCGTTGATACTCGTGCGCAGATCCTGCGAGTAGAGCTTTTCGATGACCGGATTCCGGTCGGGATCGTAATAGGCGTAGCCGATGCTTTCGATACGTTCCTGGTAGTAGGAGCGGTAACTGCACGCATGGCGGTGCTTGTTGACGTAGTTGACCGACTGGTTGTAGACCGAACGCAGCAGGTAGCCGTAGAGCGACTGTCCCGGGTCGAGCGCCTCGCGGCGCACCCATACGTTAACGAATACGTCCTG
This Alistipes onderdonkii DNA region includes the following protein-coding sequences:
- a CDS encoding RNA polymerase sigma-70 factor yields the protein MNMEPAELISAIRAGSREAFDEMCGRYYAPLTAYARLFLNGNWAQDVVQDVFVNVWVRREALDPGQSLYGYLLRSVYNQSVNYVNKHRHACSYRSYYQERIESIGYAYYDPDRNPVIEKLYSQDLRTSINEAIAALPVKCREVFSLSYLQGFSHREISEQMGIAQSTVENHIYLALRQLRAKLSKSELILLLFFIFLQNNSHPLG
- a CDS encoding FecR family protein, whose translation is MDDTIIMDSVIQKYFAGETSEQEEKYLLAWLEESEEHRKYFFELKSLWGARRVFEESTDLARFASFMRSTDHRIGKIAAGERYARRRKLVRWTLGAAAAVLLAVCAGTAWLFFSAPKIYRVYENTGDAVTTVTLDDGTHVWLNARTRLTLPEAFGPTQRNVQLAGAAFFEVARDEAAPFVVSTDKLRVRVLGTSFCMQAYEGSQQAEVVLEHGSVRLQTPAGVNLVTLQPDQRALYDAADDNLAITQVNASHLVLTQYDLVTMSDATLHEIISHIETTFGVRLSVAGRYDDKRYTFNYQRSNSLEEVLNIVEYLTGEHCEVIYRKK